The Aureibacter tunicatorum genome segment ATTTAGCTGCTTTGACAGTTGCATTCCTATTTCCGAATGAAGATCATGGAGTTTATTTGTAGAACTCTCAAATCCATCAGACCAGATGACAGTATCATTCTCTGAATCGATTAGGTACACTAATACACGACAATGGTTCTTTTCCCATTTGATTTTTCCTTCAATGAGATGTTCAGCACCCAGTTTTTCTCCAATTTGTTGAGTGCTGAGCTCTGAAGAGTCAAGCTTGAAAGATGAGCGTCTTGATATTACTCTCAAGGCATTTTGATTGGATAAAAGAGACAATATTTCTTCGGCTATTCCTTCGCCATAAAATTTAGCTTTTTCATGTTCTTCTTCACAAGAAAAAGGCAAAATAGCAACTTTGGGAAGTTTAGTCGAATTGTTTTTTAGCGAATTATCCATTTTTGGGGAATTGAAAAATATCGGGAACTTATTAAATTGGAGTTTAATTTATAGCAGTTTTTTAATTATTGCAATTTCTATTTATTCGAATAGAAGTTATCATGTTTGATTTGAGAATAAATTGGATCAGATCATAGAACGAGGGCACAAGATGAAATTTGAAGGAAAGAATCAAGAATATTTGGAAATCATTGATATCGATGGAAATCTGGGCAACTTTTTAGAACATTCTAAAAATAGCGAGTTGTCATTAGTTTGGTTTTATGATGACGGAAATAAAATTAGAATTGATACGGTAGATTATCATTTCGACAAGAATGACATAGTTTGCTTGACAGAATTTCATAGAATAAAAGTATGCAAACTTGGTAAAGCCAAGTTGATTAGATGGAACAGGCCCTTTTATTGTATTGTTGATCATGATAGCGAGGTGGGTTGCAAAGGTGTGCTTTACTATGGATCGTCGAATGTGCCGATGTTAAGGCCTGAAAAGGAGGAGTTGGAGATATTGCAAGTGGTAATGAAGATGTTTTTGATTGAACTGGGCTTTAAGGATCATTTGCAGTTTGAGATGCTTCAATCCATGCTTAAGAGGTTTTTGATATTATGCACAAGAATATACAAATCGATGAATTCCGCTGGTATGCTGGATCATTCAGGTGTGGAGCTCATACGAGAGTACAATTTTTTGGTGGAGCAACATTTTAGATCAAAGCATACAGTTAACGAATACGCTGAATTGTTAAACAAGTCGCCAAAGACTTTGTCAAATTTATTTAAGAAAGCGAGTGGGACTTCTCCGCTTAAGTTTATACATAATCGCATAATACTGGAAGCGCGCAGAGTTTTGATTTATTCAGAAGTCCCCGTGTCGGAGTTGGCTTATGATTTAGGATTTGCCGATGTGCAGGTTTTCAGTAGGTTTTTCAAAAAGCAAGAAGGTATTTCCCCTCAAAATTTCAGGCTAAGGGAAAAAATGACAACATGATAGGAGATAATGCCTACCATTTACCTGTTTGAGTCGCTGATATTTGTATTGTTGATTGAATGTAGAACAAAAAAACAATATTAAAATGAGAGATTACACAGTTCCCCAAAAGAATGAAGTTTCAGAAGCTAATCAAGCGATTTTTGAAAATCTTGAGTCAAAATTAGGTTTTGTTCCCAACCTCTATGCGTATTATGCTAAAAATGAAACAGCGTTAGGCGATTACCTGTCATTTCAAGGACGCAAGTCTACATTGAGAGCTAAGGAAAAAGAAGTGGTGAACTTAGTGGTTAGCCAGTTTAACGGTTGTCAGTATTGCTTGTCGGCTCACACGGCGATAGGCAAGATGAATGGATTTACGGACGAAGAGATATTAGCGATCAGGAAGGGTGAGATTTCTTTTGATGCGAAATTATCGGCTTTGGCAGGCTTGGCGCAAGAAATCGTAGCCAACAAAGGGAACGCTAGCGAGTCATCAAGAGAGGCATTCTTTTCAGCAGGGTATGATGAGTCTAATTTGATAGATGTTATTGTGCTGATTGGAGAAAAAGTTATCAGCAATTATATTCATAATTTCACAAAATTTCCAATTGACTTTCCCATAGCGAAAGAGATTTAAAAAAATAATATGAGAACCATTAAGAAAATATCTCAATACGAAGAATTATTGAATGAGGGCAAACCTCTTTTAATAGATTTTTATGCCGATTGGTGTGGCCCTTGTCAATCAATGATTCCAACTTTGGATAGAATAGACGACGACTTTGAAGAGTTAGTTATTGCTAAAGTAAATGTTGATGATAATCCCGCATTGACTAAAAAGTTCTCTGTTAAGGGCATTCCCGCTTTGTTTTTTATGAATGGAAGCGAAATCGTTGACAAGGCGGTTGGATCACAACCTTATCCGAAGCTGGCAGAAAGAGTGGAAGTCTTTTTGAAGAAAATTAAAGATTAATATATCTATTGAACGCCACGATATTATTTCGTGGCGTTTTTATTTTAATCGAAGTTCTGTGGATACTTAATTTTTTCGTGAGTATTTATTAAATTAATCAGAAGTGAGTTTAAGTTTTTTACTTGATTAATTTATAATGCCATGTTTTTAAATGATTTCAGCACACAGAGATTCTGCTTGGAAGAGCTTTCAGAATCTGATTTTGAGTTTGTTTACGAGTTGGTGAATACTGCAGGTTGGATAGAGTTTATTGGAGATAAAGGCGTAAGGAGCTTTGAGGATGCTCGCGAGTATGCCAAAAAGATGTCGGATGCGCCCAATATCGAATGGTGGAATATTAAAATGGTTGATACTGGTTGCTTGGCAGGGGTAATTACCTTTATCAAACGCGATTTTTTAGATCATTATGATATAGGCTTTGCTTTGTTGCCAGAATTTGAAGGAAAAGGAATTGCTTTTGAAGCCAGTAAATTAGTGATGGACCAAGCATTTGGCAGTGGAGAACATGATGTCATATTGGGAAGAACCATGAAGAAGAATTCTAAATCGATAAATTTATTGGAAAAATTGGGATTGAAACTGTTGAAAGAATCAGAGGATGACAAGGGTGTGGTAAACTGCGTGTTGAAGGTTGAGAAAGAAGAGTACTATTCATTAATGACTCAAGATTAATCGCAATCCCTAACAAGTTTCTGAACTATCAGTTTGATTTTTATAAAGTCAAATGAATGTTTTTAAGCAAAAAAGCGGGAATATGTGATGGAAAATTTAAGCAGAAGGATACTATCCAGATGTTTAAAAAAGTAAAGGGGGGAACTTATAGTCTTCCCAACAGCATATGCTTTTTTGATGAATTGCAATGGAATGAAGATGATATTCGTGAGGAAATCGTTAGAAAGCGCCGTTTGTTTTTTGAAAAAGATGGCGCAATGCATGTGAAATCTTCTAAATCCCATTTAGAAAAAAGAAACAATCCAATTGAAGAAATAGGAACTCAAAAAGCAGGGGATTTGCCTGATTTATTGGTTAGCGATGGAGGCGAATTGGCCATTGTGGATACGCCCAAACCAAGAATGTATTATGCGACTCCTGAAAATATCGAGAAAACCAATCGCGCATTGAATGAAAGGCAGTCTGAACTGAGCGTTGTACCTCAAGCTAAACATGCTTTGAGTATTTCCAGTGATTCAGAGGACAAGGAATTGATTGCCGTAATGATTGGCTTTAACAAGAAAGTCAGGGATGAAATAGGCCATGTTTCTCAATGCACTTCTTTTGCTTTGCATAGCTTGAACGCAACTTTTGACAATGCATTGGCCTTTGTTTACAATCACCCATTCGGTAAGATGGATCAAGAGCATCAGTGGACGGAATGCGATGTTGACGGTTTTTGCTGGAGAGCACACTCAGGTGCTTTGGGGATGTTGGAGCATGAAGAATCAGATTTTTTTGGAAAGACTTTGGAAGACCGTAAAGTTGATAAACAGTCGGTAAAATCCGGGTTCGTAGAGGCTGGAGTATCTCGGTTGAATCAACAATTTGACAAACTAGGTTTAAATCAGTATGTGAGGCCAAGGCTTACAGAGATGGTTATGTGCAACGGCTTTAGTTGGACGATTTCAGATAAGAAAAAAGAGTCTTTGCCTGATGCTAAGCTTAAAAAAGATGAAGCAGCAACAGATTTGGATAGAAGAAAAAAAGGCTATGCAGAATTTTTGATGGAAAAGCATCTGAAAAAAATGGCAAGGGATGCTCATGCGGTTTTAGAATCATCGCGCACCAGATGGAATAGACATGCCGCAAGTGTTTTAGCAATGGATGGAGATGATTGGATTTCTCTTGAATCCACAAATTTTTTCACCTTTCGTAAGATGGCTTTCTTGAGTCAATTTGATAAGCTATTGATCAAGCACAAGGGGTTGAGAGAAGCATTGGATAGGTATTTTGGTGTGATTGGACCTGATTTGGTCGTTGCTCCAGCAGAGAAACGAACGGGTTTGATTAATGAGTGGGTGAAGAACAAGCTCAAATTAGAAAAAGTGGGACAAGAGGTTCAGGAAGAATGCGAACTTTTAACCAAAAGGTTTGAGGATTTGGGTAAAGTTGGGGAAGGCAGGTTTTTCTTTTTGAGTATGTATGGACGAAAAGATGGACAGAGTTTTCATGAACGAGTTTCTCCTATGTGCAGCGGTAAGAAAATGACTTTTAGGATGAGAAGAAGTCAAGAAGCGGAACTTGAGGAGCTCAAATATCGCATGCAAGAACAATTGATTCGCATGAAAGATGTGCATCTCAGAGTTGATTTCAAGGATAAAGAATTGAATGAAGCTTTGTCTTTGGAAATGGAAGCGCTCTTGCCAAAGTATGAATCAGCGTTTGAATATATGAATAAACAGGTTGTGTATGAGGATGCTCTGTATTTGGCAAGGGATATAAGATCAACTTTGAAAGACGAGGCAGTGGATATATTAAGATACATATTTTCACTGTTTCTTCGAAGTTTTGGCTTCTCCACTGAAGGGGTGGAAACCCACTCATACAGCAAGATGGACACAGAAATTAGAAAGTTATACATTTCATTCAGCAATGAAAAAATGACTGAAAATGCCCGAGCAACCATGGATTTTATGCATCAGTTTGATCGAGTAATGTATACCTTGTCCCCATTGGTTCGGATTTAAGGATTAATTTTTAAAGGCCAGTCAAATGGACATCTTTGGCTAAAATCTTTGATATTATTAAACGATCTAAAGCAACAAATATATTCGAATTTTAATTATTAAATTAGCATCGATCAGTGAGTTTTCATGTATCAAGCCATTGTCAAAAATAGGATCTGTAGAAAGAAAGATTCGAATTCCTCGAACGCTGAAAGCTCCATGGATATGATGAAAACTCCTTTGATGATCCAGAGGAAACAAGAGCAACCACAATGTTTTGCAACACAAAATGTCATTCAGCGTTCTATCGGTTTTGAATTGGAAATAGGTCCATACAGTCAATTATTCGATAGCGAAAATAGAATGTATGAAAAAAACCGGCGATTCAATGCTGGCAATCCTATGACTCAAGATGAGTTGGATCCGGATAATGTGTTTAAAAAAGGCAAGGTGATGGTGGAATGTCCCATGTTCGATGTTACCGTAGATGTCTCTTATAAAGACAAAATTCCTTATGTCGAGATAATTACAAGAGCTTTCCCTGAAACAGAGTTGGGCTGGGAAATGCTGAATACCGCCATGCAAGAGATCGAGGGAATAGGAGATATGATAGCATTCAATTGTTATCATCATGCTTTCTTGGGCCACTTTTGGCGATTTGGAAAAGTGGAGCCAGAGTATAAGAGAGCAATTTTTTTATGTCCGGATAAGCCTACGGGTTTTTTTCATGTCACTGCAGGAGTTGATATGAAGAAAATTCCGGAACTATTTAGTGATCTGGCTTACCCTGATGACGATGAGTTTGAAAAGCTGGGCAAGCGAAGAGAGCAAGGAAGGGAATTCTTGATGCCTCCGAAGAAGGATGAAGAAGACCCTTTGGAATCACATGCAAAACAATTGATGCTAGCTGACGTAAATCGAGCAGTTGACGAGTTGAAAAACACATTTGCAATCGTGGAAAACCCTGCTTTGGAAGGTTTGTTATTGATGATTGGATTTTATCTTTATCAGTCTATCGAGGAAGTGCAAGAGTACCCAAAGAGTTTTACTGCGCTTCTGTCGAGAACCGACTTTTCTCGACAGTTTAGTATTCTTCCTCGTCGAATTCAAGCTTTGCTTTCTGATAATGATTTTTCGCTTTGGCTGGATATTACCGGAGGGCTAAATGATTTGTTGGGATGCGGAGCATTGTCTCAGCCCTTTTTTGCGAGAGGTACAGATTGTTATTTTGAAGATGATGAAAGATCAAGGAGGATGTGTGAACTTAGCAGGGAAGAGTGGTTGGAGAATATTCCTAAAGGAAAAGATTTGTTGACTTCAAGAAACTATCCAAATAGAAAACACGCTAATGGTTTGGGGGCTTTAGGAGCTATGGGAGGAATGACTGATTCTGTTGGCTCCATGACTCGAGAGCATGGAAGCATTATTGAATTTAGAAACACCAAGCAACCATTGACGCATAAGGAATGGAAACCTTTTGCGCAAAAAGCATTCAAGTATATTTATGCTTTGAATAAAGGCTTGGGTAAAAAGTATGGAGAAGATTTCAAGATTAACAGAGATACTGACGTAGGAGAGTCTTATTGAAATGTATTGATAAATGTAATAATAAACAGCAGAACTAATAACTATCAATAAATTGAAGAATCAGTTCTGCTGAGAATGATAGCTTTATCTAAGCCTTGCCCATGTTCCTTTGTGCCAGAGCCATTCCAAGGGACCTTTTTTGAATCTACTCAGCCATAAGTGGCAAAACCCCAATTGAACCAGAAAAAATACGATGCCAATTATAAGGCTGTATGTTACACCATATTTTGCCGCCCAACCCAAACCGTACATGTAGTATAGATAGCCGCCAATCATGGATTGAGTGATATAATTAGTTAAGCTCATTTTCCCATAAGGAACAAGCGGTTTTGTTATTTTTTGAAAGAAAGGACTAGCGTAAAGTATCGCAAACAAGGATATCCACACCAAAGTGCAGGATAATTTCCACCACATATCGGTAATCACGCCCACACTGTTTTTGATATTGGCAACAGGATGTTCGTTGAGAAAATTGTTCGAGAAGTATAAAGGGACGCTGATTATGAAAGCAATGAATAGTGATTTTATCCAGAATTTTTTGTTTGCTTCAAATTGAGTGAATACCTGCTTTTTTCCTAGCCAAAAGCCTAGAAGAAAAAGTCCGCAGGTTTGTGTAAACCTGCCGTTTTCCACAGCCCAAAGCAAACTCCATAATTGGCCTTTAGTCAAGTTTTGAGAATATGTTTCCCATATATTTCCAGCTTTAATATAATCCATTACCCCTTGCCACATGCTGCTTGAAATTTTTGCTGGCATTGTGTAGTTTTCAGTTAGCGATTGCATGATGAAATGGTACCATTCCATAGGCTGGGCTAATAAGCAAACGCTGGCAATCAAGACTGTATTTTCCTTCCAGTTTCTTCCTATAAAAAGCACTATCCCGCATATCGAGTATAGTAAAAGCACTTCGCCTGCAAAGAACATCGCATTTACACAAGCAAAAAAGAACAAGAGCAATAACCGCCATAAATACCTAGGGCCAAAATCCTTTTCTTGGCTTTGTTGTTTATGGTTCATCAAATAGAATGTAAAGCCAAACAACACAGCGAAAATGGAATAAGTTTTACCTCCAAAGAGGAGAAACATGGTTTCCCATACTTTGGAGTCCATCCAAGTTAACCATTCTGCCTGTCCAGTTTTATCGGGAAAGTGGTAAAAATTGAAATGCTCGATATTATGAAGCAATACAATAGCCATGACCGCAAAGCCTCGTAAGGCATCTATCATGGAAATTCTTGGTTTTCGATTGGTTTCTTGTCTTTCAAAGTCAAGATTTGAATTAGACTTGGTTTGAGGAATAAATGTGGTATTCATAAAAATTAAAAAATAGATAAGAATTGTCACTCACTAAGTTATGAACTTTAAGAGCCAAAATCTATAGCTAAATAGCAATAAAGTATTATAATGTTTTATTAGTTTGAATTTTTTAAGGTGATTTTGAATAATATTGCAA includes the following:
- a CDS encoding helix-turn-helix domain-containing protein, whose product is MKFEGKNQEYLEIIDIDGNLGNFLEHSKNSELSLVWFYDDGNKIRIDTVDYHFDKNDIVCLTEFHRIKVCKLGKAKLIRWNRPFYCIVDHDSEVGCKGVLYYGSSNVPMLRPEKEELEILQVVMKMFLIELGFKDHLQFEMLQSMLKRFLILCTRIYKSMNSAGMLDHSGVELIREYNFLVEQHFRSKHTVNEYAELLNKSPKTLSNLFKKASGTSPLKFIHNRIILEARRVLIYSEVPVSELAYDLGFADVQVFSRFFKKQEGISPQNFRLREKMTT
- a CDS encoding carboxymuconolactone decarboxylase family protein, whose translation is MRDYTVPQKNEVSEANQAIFENLESKLGFVPNLYAYYAKNETALGDYLSFQGRKSTLRAKEKEVVNLVVSQFNGCQYCLSAHTAIGKMNGFTDEEILAIRKGEISFDAKLSALAGLAQEIVANKGNASESSREAFFSAGYDESNLIDVIVLIGEKVISNYIHNFTKFPIDFPIAKEI
- a CDS encoding thioredoxin family protein: MRTIKKISQYEELLNEGKPLLIDFYADWCGPCQSMIPTLDRIDDDFEELVIAKVNVDDNPALTKKFSVKGIPALFFMNGSEIVDKAVGSQPYPKLAERVEVFLKKIKD
- a CDS encoding GNAT family N-acetyltransferase; translated protein: MFLNDFSTQRFCLEELSESDFEFVYELVNTAGWIEFIGDKGVRSFEDAREYAKKMSDAPNIEWWNIKMVDTGCLAGVITFIKRDFLDHYDIGFALLPEFEGKGIAFEASKLVMDQAFGSGEHDVILGRTMKKNSKSINLLEKLGLKLLKESEDDKGVVNCVLKVEKEEYYSLMTQD
- a CDS encoding DUF418 domain-containing protein, producing the protein MNTTFIPQTKSNSNLDFERQETNRKPRISMIDALRGFAVMAIVLLHNIEHFNFYHFPDKTGQAEWLTWMDSKVWETMFLLFGGKTYSIFAVLFGFTFYLMNHKQQSQEKDFGPRYLWRLLLLFFFACVNAMFFAGEVLLLYSICGIVLFIGRNWKENTVLIASVCLLAQPMEWYHFIMQSLTENYTMPAKISSSMWQGVMDYIKAGNIWETYSQNLTKGQLWSLLWAVENGRFTQTCGLFLLGFWLGKKQVFTQFEANKKFWIKSLFIAFIISVPLYFSNNFLNEHPVANIKNSVGVITDMWWKLSCTLVWISLFAILYASPFFQKITKPLVPYGKMSLTNYITQSMIGGYLYYMYGLGWAAKYGVTYSLIIGIVFFLVQLGFCHLWLSRFKKGPLEWLWHKGTWARLR